The Lepeophtheirus salmonis chromosome 1, UVic_Lsal_1.4, whole genome shotgun sequence genome has a segment encoding these proteins:
- the SMC6 gene encoding structural maintenance of chromosomes protein 6: MKRPAEEDSQQRVSKSLRGEKEDWERLPGMIEKVVLKQFMCHQEFVYSPTRRVNFVAGQNGSGKSAVLTGILFGLGGKAKDLGKSSLKDLIREGSNGCSVEVSLMNQGENGYRYEDFGQLITVVRSINRSGGNSYKFKDAKGHIVPVKKPSKELSRILTAFSIQITNPVTILMQETAKTLLKDATDTKLYTFFMLATQLEDCKKFYSSAIEKKMEAESRLEEKNDYKEKLEKEYRTWKKKYDFMQSIETRRKDIKGMKAELAWSIVKELENQDKEITLSIDNLNKKVQKYDNLYMEKNEVYEKLKSKKDKVGEDLKSVRATEEALQEEKYAAKQALQVADTHVKSSSRKMDELKRRLSKNDKEILELTTMIKKLKAEGVSEFEEKRLGREAIKSALRKEISTAKSIVDTTDNHLHNIEKTISRIEDQIREHRHEMSASKSKMETLSKRIKSLQGLKDNKFAVYGSDMVNLCAALEDNYRLFKHKPIGPLGAFIRFKSGVTKSQKILVDSELRKLCQAFIFDNYEDKTVFEKFARNYNYKGSKYTLTFRKDIYDVSNKKVNEGNYPSVFDLLEFDDANIANCLIDHRKIEKILILPTESLAQKMFSQSSPKNCSYGLVYSEERHCACSYYSHPYRSYMSAQLSQQLLIQSNVGEHLVGLEKELNAAQLEYNAIQEAHDSLKSGNIKLNYEERSLSKKKINEQQRIITEKSAKLNVINSEEQTEEPPMDVVVMEEDLEGFEEMKGRLSDELESESEQFASVKEVCLSAQKNYAEIEEKCSTYNTESLERKMLNIQSDINQIDKERNRITQKKTEFSEMISTKQEDKDKVSLEIDKHLQKAKKWSEERIDTIRSKDEIYNKIQAAEQSLKERQERVHESPETITKEYGRLGNLFRSVTTKCITLSEKIQRLGETLDIRKLGFVEIRKSVCRRIKMAFSMRLSARNYIGELSFDHKENSLRMSVNPEGSSVSKQRRGLKTLSGGEKSYSTISLILALWDSMHPPFRIMDEFDVFMDMVNRRVALDLIINIATDTRKFQYIFLTPLNIDNVQVNEDVSILKLVKSIS, translated from the exons ATGAAAAGGCCTGCGGAAGAGGATTCCCAACAAAGGGTTTCCAAGAGTCTTCGAGGAGAGAAAGAAGATTGGGAACGTCTCCCTGGAATGATTGAAAAGGTTGTTCTGAAGCAATTTATGTGTCATCAGGAGTTTGTTTACTCTCCAACACGTCGTGTAAATTTCGTCGCAGGACAGAATGGATCTGGGAAGTCCGCCGTTCTTACGGGGATTCTATTTGGACTGGGAGGTAAAGCCAAGGATCTGGGGAAGTCATCCCTAAAGGATCTCATTCGAGAGGGCTCAAATGGATGTTCTGTTGAAGTCTCTCTCATGAATCAAGGGGAAAATGGATATCGATATGAGGATTTCGGTCAATTAATCACCGTAGTTAGATCCATCAATAGGTCTGGAGGGAATTCCTATAAGTTCAag GATGCAAAAGGTCATATCGTTCCGGTTAAGAAACCAAGTAAAGAATTGTCTCGTATACTAACGGCATTTTCTATACAAATAACAAATCCAGTAACTATATTAATGCAAGAAACTGCCAAGACACTCTTAAAAGATGCGACGGATACAAAgctctatactttttttatgcttGCAACTCAGCTAGAGGATTGCAAAAAGTTTTACAGCTCTgctattgaaaagaaaatggaagCAGAGTCACGtttagaggaaaaaaatgattacaaagAAAAGTTGGAAAAGGAGTACCGAACCTGGAAgaagaaatatgattttatgcAGAGTATTGAGACGCGTCGCAAGGATATTAAGGGCATGAAAGCGGAATTGGCTTGGTCCATTGTCAAAGAATTAGAGAATCAAGATAAAGAAATCACTCTCTCTATTGATAATCTGAATAAGAAAGTCCAAAAATACGACAACTTATACATGGAAAAAAATGAGgtctatgaaaaattaaagagtAAGAAAGATAAAGTGGGAGAGGACTTGAAATCCGTTCGTGCAACGGAAGAAGCCCTTCAAGAAGAGAAATATGCTGCAAAGCAGGCTCTTCAAGTAGCAGATACTCATGTTAAGTCATCTTCAAGAAAAATGGATGAGTTAAAGAGAAGGCTCAGTAAAAATGATAAGGAGATATTGGAGTTAACAACTatgataaagaaattaaagGCTGAAGGTGTCTCAGAATTTGAAGAGAAACGTTTGGGACGAGAAGCCATTAAGAGTGCTCTGAGAAAGGAAATTTCCACAGCTAAGTCCATCGTGGATACAACAGATaatcatttacataatattgaaaaaacaatttcacGCATTGAAGACCAAATTCGAGAACATCGACACGAAATGTCAGCCTCTAAATCCAAGATGGAGACTCTTAGTAAACGAATAAAGTCACTTCAAGGGCTAAAAGATAATAAGTTTGCTGTGTATGGCTCTGATATGGTTAACTTATGTGCTGCTCTTGAGGATAATTATAGACTTTTTAAGCATAAACCCATTGGGCCTTTAGGTGCATTTATACGGTTTAAG agCGGCGTGACTAAATCTCAAAAGATTCTTGTCGATTCAGAACTACGCAAATTGTGTcaagcttttatttttgataattatgaaGATAAGACTGTATTTGAAAAGTTCGCTAGGAATTATAACTATAAGGGCTCCAAATACACTCTCACGTTTAGAAAGGATATATATGATGTCtctaacaaaaaagttaatgaagGGAATTATCCCTCCGTTTTTGACCTATTGGAGTTTGATGACGCGAATATTGCTAACTGTTTGATTGATCAtcgtaaaattgaaaaaatacttattcttCCCACAGAATCTTTAGCTCAAAAGATGTTTTCTCAAAgttctccaaaaaattgtagttaCGGTCTTGTGTACTCGGAGGAACGACACTGTGCCTGTTCTTATTACTCTCATCCTTATCG ATCCTACATGTCTGCTCAACTGAGTCAGCAACTATTAATTCAGTCAAATGTGGGAGAACACTTGGTAGGTCTAGAGAAGGAATTAAATGCTGCTCAGTTAGAGTATAATGCCATTCAAGAAGCTCATGAT tcGCTTAAGAGtggaaacattaaattaaattacgaGGAACGGTCACTGAGTAAGAAAAAGATTAATGAACAACAGAGGATAATTACTGAAAAAAGTGCTAAGCTCAACGTTATTAATTCTGAGGAGCAGACGGAAGAGCCGCCTATGGATGTAGTTGTGATGGAAGAGGATCTAGAAGGATTTGAGGAAATGAAGGGTCGCTTAAGTGATGAGCTGGAGAGTGAATCAGAGCAATTTGCTTCTGTAAAAGAAGTTTGTTTATCCGCTCAAAAAAACTATGCTGAAATCGAAGAAAAATGCTCTACCTATAATACTGAGTCATTAGAACGAAAAATGTTGAACATTCAAAGTGATATTAATCAAATTGACAAAGAGAGGAATCGAATTACTCAAAAGAAGACTGAATTTAGTGAAATGATATCTACGAAACAAGAAGACAAGGACAAAGTGTCCCTTGAAATAGATAAACATTTACAAAAGGCTAAAAAGTGGAGTGAGGAAAGGATTGATACCATTCGCTCCAAAGACG aaatatacaataaaatccAGGCCGCTGAGCAGAGTTTGAAGGAGCGACAAGAACGGGTCCACGAGTCGCCAGAGACCATAACGAAGGAATATGGACGATTGGGAAATCTTTTTCGTAGTGTTACGACAAAATGCATCACTCTTAGCGAGAAAATACAGCGACTGGGAGAAACCCTGGATATTCGTAAGCTAGGGTTTGTAGAAATTCGAAAATCAGTTTGTCGCAGAATTAAAATGGCTTTCTCAATGCGTCTCTCGGCTCGAAATTATATTGGGGAGCTGTCCTTTGATCACAAGGAGAATTCTCTTCGAATGAGTGTGAATCCTGAAGGAAGTAGTGTATCTAAACAGAGACGTGGACTCAAGACTCTCTCTGGTGGTGAGAAAAGCTACTCTACAATTTCTTTGATATTAGCTCTTTGGGACTCAATGCATCCACCCTTTCGGATCATGGACGAGTTTGATGTATTTATGGACATGGTTAATCGAAGAGTTGCCCTGgatcttattattaatattgctACGGATACTCGGAAATTTCAGTATATTTTCCTTACTCCCTtgaatattgataatgttcAGGTCAACGAGGATGTTTCCATTTTAAAACTAGTTAAAAGTATTTCTTAA
- the klu gene encoding uncharacterized protein klu — MEETLTTGGIPPLRGGVPSQLKKRKRLNAVLDKISHRSSVTDSNGHRKRDTNTNNNNSKKNNNRSIITTTKTKTTNSNTMFGRSERDVSASQKRELWRENPQKKVDEQESKVRTEPLHISISNKKLNLESSGGGGSESLEESEIDVFSPKRSPHSSPQVSLDSPRICFSPLRIKDSIEEELEDDYRGDDDDERRGSGRGAATSLNVPKFSIRGCESLDSETILPHFVKKSSSRSTSKYIRSISPNPSLQSLSHLPTYLTEIYRRRCLSDTDLSATLEDLIKAKTQQQLHSSRPRFLPGGVQPHHHLSLPIKQGESLESDSQESPLDLSIRSSVSSTTGLSYKSISTSSVDSVSNVNTMSTTTIKSMPPTLRSSLEIVETSGNPDVSYSCPICGQMFSLHDRLAKHMASRHKSSRSTDSTNTKAYACEVCKRSFARSDMLTRHMRLHTGIKPYTCRICGQVFSRSDHLSTHQRTHTGEKPYRCPTCPYAACRRDMITRHMRTHTRYELSESTSAEETHYSSDSLKSSRSISCESDWNQDSKETEAPTTTITTTVTTKPPSPMDTTDKQTLFKVDSNKR; from the exons ATGGAGGAAACATTGACAACGGGTGGGATTCCACCTCTCAGAGGAGGAGTACCCTCTCAACTCAAGAAACGTAAGAGGCTCAATGCAGTTTTGGATAAAATATCTCATAGATCCAGTGTTACTGATAGCAACGGTCATCGGAAAAGAGATACGAATACAAACAacaataatagcaaaaaaaacaacaaccgaTCTATAATTACGACTACGAAGACGAAAACGACAAACTCTAATACTATGTTCGGCAGGTCCGAACGGGATGTGTCAGCCTCGCAGAAACGGGAATTGTGGCGTGAGAATCCTCAGAAAAAAGTGGATGAGCAAGAGTCTAAAGTTCGAACGGAGCCTCTACACATTTCCATTTCTAATAAGAAACTTAACCTTGAATCCAGTGGTGGGGGTGGGTCGGAATCTCTTGAAGAGTCGGAGATTGATGTATTTTCACCAAAGAGATCTCCGCATTCCTCACCACAAGTTAGTTTGGATTCACCTCGCATTTGTTTTTCTCCGCTGCGAATTAAAGATTCTATAGAGGAGGAGTTGGAGGATGATTATCGgggtgatgatgatgatgaaaggAGGGGCAGTGGACGGGGTGCTGCTACTTCTCTCAATGTTCCTAAATTCAGTATTCGAGGATGCGAATCCCTTGACTCAGAGACAATACTCccacattttgttaaaaaatcatcttctCGAAGTACTTCAAAGTACATTCGATCCATCTCTCCCAATCCCTCTCTACAAAGCCTGAGTCATTTGCCCACCTATCTTACTGAAATCTATAGGCGTCGCTGTCTATCAGATACGGACCTCAGCGCAACTCTTGAAGATCTCATTAAGGCTAAAACTCAACAACAATTACATTCGTCTCGTCCTCGCTTCCTTCCTGGAGGTGTTCAACCCCATCATCACTTGTCACTCCCCATCAAACAAGGGGAATCCCTCGAGTCAGACTCTCAAGAATCTCCGCTTGATTTGTCCATCCGATCAAGTGTAAGTAGTACAACGGGTTTGTCCTACAAAAGTATATCAACATCAAGTGTGGACAGTGTTTCGAATGTGAATACTATGTCTACCACTACAATCAAGTCTATGCCACCTACACTCCGCTCATCCCTCGAAATAGTAGAGACTTCCGGGAATCCTGATGTATCCTATTCCTGTCCAATCTGTGGACAAATGTTTTCCTTGCATGATCGTTTGGCCAAACACATGGCTTCCCGTCATAAATCCTCCCGTTCCACTGATAGCACAAATACCAAAGCCTATGCTTGCGAAGTCTGCAAACGCTCCTTTGCTCGATCGGATATGCTCACAAGACACATGAGACTTCACACTGGGATCAAACCCTACACATGTAGAATTTGTGGTCAAGTATTTTCCAGATCTGATCATCTTTCTACACATCAAAGAACACACACAGGCGAAAAACCATATCGATGCCCCACTTGTCCTTATGCTGCATGTCGAAGGGACATGATTACTAG gCATATGAGGACTCACACCAGATACGAATTAAGCGAATCCACGAGTGCAGAAGAGACACACTATAGTAGTGACTCTCTCAAAAGCTCTCGCTCCATATCCTGTGAGTCAGATTGGAATCAGGATTCCAAGGAAACCGAGGCACCCACTACCACCATCACCACGACAGTGACGACTAAACCTCCAAGTCCCATGGATACAACGGATAAACAGACATTATTTAAAGTAGATAGTAACAAGAGATAG